In the Arachis stenosperma cultivar V10309 chromosome 8, arast.V10309.gnm1.PFL2, whole genome shotgun sequence genome, TAGGTGTTTCTTGCTTACCCCCAAATTGCTACCAGACCTGCAATATAGTGAAGCATGCACTATATTGAACGTGTTTAATGGCCCTTGGATTCCCCAACCCTCAAAGCGTAACCTCTCGACCAttggattattattattattattattattattattatttgactCACAGCTCGTTatctttttatttgattttattttagtatGGGAGGAAGGTGAAAGATGGAGTATTGTCACCGGTCTCTTGGGGGAAACCCATTGTTGAAGTAAAACTTAATGGTATATTCACCAAGCAGGTCTATCTGAGCTTTTTTGGAATGTGCTTTGTTTTTAACTTCCGTATATATTTTGCGCAGTAACTAAATACACTGCATTTGAATGGTCCATTTTTTTGGTTAAGTTGTAATGTAACCGCTATTGTGAACACTTAATCCTTATGCCATTATGATAACGTATTTATTCCCATCATAGCAAACTAGTGTATGGCAGCGCGCGACGAGTAGTTAATCTACTTTATGCGTAGTTTGCTTACAAAAAGATTTATATTTTCTGAAAGAGTTAAATTTCGTCATTATTCCCATCATAGCAAATACGGCAGCGGAAAAGCTTAATGTGCACCTTGTTTTAATATAGAAAAAATAAGGTAAACAGAATTTTGCCAATAATCTCGTTTTCTCTTTGGTCTGCTCCCTCCTCTTCCCCAATATCTGCCTGCATTCTCTCCAGCTCTTCCTTTATTTCCCTGATAAACTAACCAGCACTACtgaattgtttttttttttctttcttaataTAAAACCTGTGGGGTTTCGACTTTTGGACCCACAAGCAACAGTATAACGGAAAATTTCATGAGTACAAAGGTTTTTTGAGCAGATTGATTTTCTTCGCAAGAAGCCCTCCTGATATGCTGTGTTTGGACGAGGTATGGGCAGATATTCCAAAGTTCTCTGTACACCATCAATCATTCTTCCGAAGAAACATGATTGGAATTTATGTTCATAGGAAGTTTAGAATGGTTTATCTTCCATGGATAGATACATACACACGTAGTAGAacgaaaaaaatttattacattTTCTCCTTTCTAATTGAAATATAGTATTTTGATcttttatatttgttattatttcACATATGTTGTTATATAATATCAAGGGTAAATTGCCTAACAAAATTGTGTAGGAGAAAATTGTATGTGAATGTTCTTATTTcaatttgattatatttttgtctcatttttcttttatgtaaATCATTGCAAAATATCATAATTTACAATTTTCATTTAAATGTTGTACTTTGCCACTATTTAGTAGGTGAGTAATGCTAGTAGCTAAAATATTATagacaataaataaagatatatgattaataatatttgGGCTTATAAGAGAGTGTAAATCAATCTTCTAATTTAATTGacacaattaattttttttataattaattatctttcctcatttaattatactaaaagttaatttcaaatttaatgtgaatcaaattccaaaaatttttcccTCATTATTACTACATGCATTTataattctataatttttttcttccaaataaagattttgaattcttatatttttaatttttaaaaaattttaaatcacctcaacacattttataaaaaataaaaacatctaaaattttattagtttttattttttgaaaattataaacATCCAAAATTGTTGGTTTATgacttgaaaataaaataataaataataataaattagcacCAATTTATTGATTATGGATATcatgaatataaaatataaatattatacgTATAAAAATATGGAtgttaaattagagaatttaacAATTTCTGTTATACAACTCATATTTTACATATAgactattataaaatataaacaaaaattaagaaataaaattttaaaaataattattaactcgtcatattaaaattaataaataaacatacatataaatagtaaataaaaaatattaaaattatgatCCTTTGATATACATGTAAgataatttgaaatatataACAAGACACatagtttaaaatttagtaatattaattataaaattttattaattatggaTATTATATGTATGAAAGTATGAATGTTATGAGTATGAAATGATGGATGTTATTAATATGAAATTTTGGATGTTATATGTACTTTACCTAACTATGGATGTTATGTGTATTTATGAGTAAATTTGTTAATTGAATAAATGAATTTAAGTATTTGACattcttttttcaaatttaattatagtaaataaaatttgaaaatatatgtaaatcagaataaattattacactttgaaaaatatgaaataaatttttaaattatcaatcaaagatagtgatttaaaaaattatacgttgatttaaatatataatgtctttaaaaaaattaaaacattttgAATCATGATTTATTAGTGCATATgtgaaataatttaaaatatataataaaatataatttagaattacataatattaattataaaaatatattaattatgaaAATTTTGTGTATGAATATATAAAtgttacataataaataaaaaatatgcttttgttattataatataaattaaataccataaatataaattatgtatattcatttaataaaaatgtaaattaaTATATGTTTATAATATACTATTTAATATATGCAATTAatgtttttatatataataaatattacagtaaaaaaaataagtacgtaaatagataatatttaaattttattcatctcattaaataaaattaaaaatagaaggTTTTGTGGATTTTGATTCCTAAATTTGGTtaccaaatttttttcttaGTAGGTGAtgtctttttagtttttaccgTCGCCTCCAAGAATTTAGTAGAAAAATACGTTACAGTTTACAATGATTAAGCACGGCAGATGGATAAATCACCACTCTGCCATGCATAATCACCAACCACAATTGAGCTTGGTTAAAAGATCCAACAATTTAGCATGACATTCCATTGTTATTAGCAATGACGGATCGGATTTAAAAAGTTGTCTGTagaacaaaatatataaaatatgataatttttataattatattatgatattataaaatatatgattattttttaaattatttaattaataaattaaaataataaaataataatttaaaataataacaaataatttagaattttattttcttaaatttaatattttaaaaagattgaataatctttttaatgtcaatataatcaaatatcttttttttatttatgtcacTAAAcaacatttaaaaatttatctctCATGTAATGATAAAACCAACTCTTTATGATGTTTATAACCGAAAAAGTTCTTTCAACTGATGTAGTTGTTAGGAGCAAAACTAAAGTCAACTTTAAAAGAAGAAATACTAAtggataaataatatttttttcaagtcTTTAACCAATTTTTGAGAAAGAGCACCAATCCTATTTAAGTCCGAAAATTGATCATTAGAACATACATCTAATAATATGAAGTTCTTAAGTTGACTATCAAGTGCCAAAAGTTGAGTGGACAAAAATTCTAATGGATATATCAAGGTTTTGAAAATCGGACCAAACCAGCCAGTTCAACCGGGTTAACCGAAAATTGGTCAAGTAACCGGTCCGGTTCACTTACAAAACTGTTCTGCAAAAAACCGGTGGAAAAACTGGCTGAATCGGCGGTTGACCGGAGAACCGGTCAAACCGGCCAGATTTTAGCTAGTACCGGTTTTCCTCCCCAAGATACGAAATGGAGCTGTTTTGGCGCTGGtttaaaaaaaaggggggaagGGCCAAAGCCTGGGTTTGATGGTTTCTCTTCGAACTTCGAAGACTTCCCAACcctaaggtagcgtttggtaGAGAGATAGAGACGAAAAGACGAAaactgagagacagagactaagagacagagattgaaataaatctcagtattctgtttggtgcaaaatcagagacagaaattgaaaaaagaatgaaactctaatttaatttgcataaagagtaaaattgaaattaattaattgaaatgagggtattttagatataaaatgttattaaagtttcagtcttcatctctaaaaattttagtccccTGTGTCCCCACTTTTtagaggtactgaaatactgaaattttagagacatagacagaaattttaataccagtctctgaaccaacaaacatgatattgagtctcagtctctcagtctctgtctcagtatctcaaaacaaacgctacctaacTTTCTCGGTTTCTCTTCAACCTTTTTCCTACGCCACCGTCACCTCCAACAAACGCCGTAGGGAAGCATCACCGTCGCAGGTCGCAGGTCACCGTCGTGGGTCGCAGGTCACTGTCGCGGGTCGAAGGTCATCGTCGCGGATCGAGGTCAAAGGTCACTGTCGCGAGTTGAAGCATCATCGTGTTGGCGTCGTTTGGTCGTCGTCTTGGCGTCGTCGTGGTCGTAAGCTTGTCGTCGGCACCGAACCGTCACCGTCACCGAAGCATGGGTCATCGTCTGGCTCTGACCTTCTGTGCTCTCGGCCTCTCCCACGATGAGTACTCAGTAGTCAGTACTTCCATCTTTTCCttctttcaattaattttgtttatcCGGTGACAAAATTGTATGAATCATTGAATTGGACAGATTTGAGTTCATGGTTCTTCTTCtgttttttcaaatcttttcctcCACCATCTTTCCCTCAATTTGTGACTTTCTCTCTCTTAGAGTCGAAGCTGAGCCTCTGTTCCATCCTCTTTTCATAGAGTTTCTTGGTGGGCGGCGACCTCTCATTGCCGTCTATGGTCGTGGCAGCATCATAGTACGACAGCAACTCCTTCCTCCCTTCTTCATTTCCATCTTTGACTAGTACTTCAGGTTTTTGCTCTATTTTCTCTTGTTGTTTTGTTTAGCTTTAATTCTATAGTTTGTACTACATTAGTTTAGTTGGATTTTTTATTTCCGTTAGTGGATTCTAGGTTGTTGGAATAAGGTAGTTCAGTTTGTAGATTTTAGGTTTGTTGCAAGTTTTGAGAATTGAAAATTTCTTGGTTGTCTGATGCTTTGATTGCTGATATAAGCTTGGTTACTTCTATTTATTATTGTGTTTGGCTGTATTAAGCGTGGAAGTTGTTGAATGGGTAAGCATTGCAGCTGAAGTTTGTTTGTTTATGTTGAATCTTTAATTCTATAGTTGTACTACATTAGTTTAGTTGGATTTTTTATTTCCGTTAGTGGATTCTAGGTTGTTGGAATAAGGTATTCAGTTTGTAGATTTTAGTTTGTTGCAAGTTTTGAGAATTGAAAATTTCTTGTCTTGGTTGTCTGATGCTTTGATTGCTGATATAAGCTTGGTTACTTCTATTTATTATTGTGTTTGGCTGTATTAAGCGTGGAAGTTGTTGAATGGGTAAGCATTGCAGCTGAAGTTTGTTTGTTTATGTTGAATTTGTACATTGTGTGCTAGGTGTTCGATTAAATGCCTCTGTGATGCTTTGAGTTTGAATTATATGTTGTAGTTACCATATAGTTTGAACCACTCTTTGTTTAGGCAAATTGTTCAAGAATAAATGCACTTTGGGTTGTCTCTTCATGCTTGTTTAAGTTATGAAACTCATGTTTATCCATTACTCATGGTAGCTCTTCATGCTTGTGCTTGATGTTATTTTTGTCATGAAAACACCTAAATGAGTGGAATGCTCAAAGTTCTTGTAATTTAGGTGATTTTATAGACATAATGCTTTAATTTTGTGAAGTGGTGGTGACTTTTAATGATAAATTATAGATAATTTATTTTGTGAAactattaaattttgaattttattagtttagaaatgattgaatttaaatttttaaaattatgtattgaattttttatttactctatatttaattaaatcggTTCAACTACGGTTTAATTTCGGTTGAACCATTGAACCGTTGAATCAGTCACTTGACCGGTTTGATGACCGGTCTAGTTCTCGCAACCTTGGATATATAGAATTGAGTTAACTGGATCAACTTCTTCTTATCAAATGCAAAAAGTGAGTATCTTAGATTCAGACAAGCTACGCAAAGAAGTAATTCAGTATTCACCTTTGTAAAATGATTATTGAGTTCTTGAGGTTGTCTATCAACTACTTGATAGAATATCTCAATGAGAAAAATGATACAAATTTGAGATCTTTTGAGCTTCACGTGTTGATCTTCCTTGTGACAGAAATATATCATCTATTTTTTGAACAATAATATTATGTTTGTCGCGAAACAGTAAGACTTCATCAAGTAAAAGAGACCAAGTATCATCTCTTATATTTTGCAACAATTACTTTGACACTTTAACCAATGCCATAGCATTTACAATATCTTGATAATTCCTTTGTAACGCTTGAGATAATTTATTAGTAACTCCCAAGATATTTTTCATCAAGTGCAAGTTGAAAATGAATTCAAAAGATTGAATGACATTTCAATAAATGACATGCTTCAACTCTTTGTTCTGAATTATTTCTATCTTCCTCAACATATTCAAGAACATTGActacgaaaaaaaaaaaaaaagaaatcaatctaaatataattttagtGTGAACTCCATCTAGTGTCTCCGCCTTTTTTAAAGCTATTTCTTGATTTAAACTAAGTCCACTAAAATTTTTTCCACTTTTTAATGCTTCAATTGTCTTAGTCATTTGACTATCACGATGCATATCTCTTCGTTTATACAAAGCTTTAACAATATTACACAAATTggttaacaaattaaaaaaacaaaacaatttcaacttttttttttgcaacTGTTATACGAGTTAGTTAAAATGGGTGGGCAAAACACAATTCCATACAAATTTAAAAGTgcaatataaaattataaatacaaaaCATAAACCAAACAATAAGAAAAAGACacaataatataatatcaaattaagaatataaataataaaaaaaatccaaaaaagtAAATGTTGCACTTGCACAATACAACTACAGTGACAGTGAGTCATCAACGCACAAACTACAAATTAATTGTAGTGaatctcaaaaataaatatttcacAACATTGTTCCTTATCTTATAGCATCTTTCAATAAAGAGATCCACTGTAAACgtcattcaaattaattttcgaCAACAACAAAATGTAATATCCTAATTCAATTATTCATCAATATACACAAATTTAAATAATCCAATTATTCAAATAACATCAAATTCATAAGTTTCACATAATCacaataattattcaattattcaaacataaatcacaatTTACAGTTTCACACTATctttatcaaaatcaaattcttACTGGAGAGGCGAGAGAGTCGGAGACGCAGAGGCAGAGCAGCAGAGATGACGACGGAGTGGCGAGACACTTAGAGACAATGAGTCGATGACGAATAGACAGAGTGGCGAGAGATGATGATGGAGTGGGCTGTGGGCGAGATTGTAAGACCGCTAGAGACAATGACGGAGCAAGGAGCCAACGACTGGCGGGAGAAAGAGTGAAAGCAGAAATAAGGAGTAGGTAAGCAGGGCAGGTTAGGAGCCAATGACTGGTGGGAGATAAATTGAACGTAAAACAATGAGTAGGCGAGGTCAGGAGATAGCGAGCCAGCGACGTCAGCGACACTGCGACAGTAACAAGGGCAGATCAGGAAGTGGGCGGCGAGTTGCACAGTTATGCAGGGCTGAAGAGCAAAGACaaaaattgaaaaggagaaAGGTTGGGAATTTCAATTTTGGGGGTGGagtcaaaattattttaaaagtggAACAACTAatcttttttattgaaaagtatttaataatcttttaaattttattggggACATTTGTCTCTACTCAGCAGTGAATGAATCCGTCCCTGGTTAATAGTTTTCGAGTCTAACAATTTAGTAGAGAATATAGACCTATAAATAATATATTGTATtttataaagtttaaatttttttattgtatttagtTACATAACAAgtacaattaaaattttataaactttATAGAAGTGCTTACCATggttataaatatatttacaataaaaatttaaaattttataaaactaataaaatatttaattatgttgtttattttcaaaaaaacatTAAAACCTTTATAAACTTTATTGGCAACCTAATATTATACACAATTGTCGATCcgactaaattaaattatttacatGAAATAAAATAGATATATATTTTGAGACAATACATGAAACTAAGGTGAATTTGAGTTTAGACGTGAGGTTCAAATTTTTTTAGACGAAGGATCAAACTTGTTCTTTGAAACGGTAAAATATTTGATATTCTTGTCTGGACGTAATAAATAgtatctataaaaaatatttcgaTATTTAAGTTAACAAAAGATTTAAATAGAATTAAGTGAATTGAAATTAAGAAATCAATGAATTTAATGGGGTATTTATAGAAGTAGGTGATGACTTGACCATCACTCATGAATCTTTCTCTGTAGTGGAAATAGTTTCTTCTTTTAGTATTTAAAAGTTATTCCATGTTAATAAAGTAGTGGTTAAGTTGTGAATTTTATCTGAAATAATAAATGACAAAGTCTTACTTGTTATGTAAGTTGGGTTGGACATGAGTTATGGCATTCGTGCTCTAAGTAAATCGGATAAGTTAACCTATATGACTTTTTGGACTAACCTGATTGAATTTATTGAGCTTCTatagatcttttaaaaaatgagACTAGTTTATCTAGACTACAGTTTTAATTTTGGGCCATGGTATGTATATTATACATGTATCTCATTTATACGAAATAAgtaacaaatttatttttatattcattatattctaaaaaaaaaaaaaattagtgtgtTCACAATGATTTAGTACTATGAGTCTATGACCAACTGCTATTAAATCGATGTTGGATGAAGCGATTTATTTATGAGGCTTAAATGGTTATAACATGCAACAATTTACAtgcataaaataggataaatatgTAAGTAAAAATGATTTAAGACCTTCGTGTAATATTAAATCTCATTTATTTGATTTGCGTATTTTACTCATTAATATTAGAGACAGGGTCCTCCAAGGGACAAACAGAACGTgataattttaatgaattaacAAAGGGTAGTGTTGAATACAATCTGCCCATGGAGCATTGTTGGGTTCACCAGATAGAGGCGTAACAGACTTGAGAAGCACACTAGTGCACTTGGGACCACTCCCCATGCCAAGCAACCAAACAGTGTCACCTTTTTTAACCCTTTGCTTGGCTTCCAGGTACGCAAGTTCATACCACAATGACGAAGAAGACTGGTTCCCGAACCTGTGCATTGTGGCCAATGCAGGTTCAATATCTCTTTCAGAAAGCCTCAGCGCTTTTCCCGTTTCCCTTATAACGCTCATGCCCGTACAAGGCAAGCAAATATGTTGTATCACGCTCATGAAATTCGGAACGTAAATCCCTTTGCCTTTGGAATCCTTCTTCAAGATCCTCAACTTAAAGAGGGACACAACATACCGAAGCGTTTCCGAGAGAGGCAACACTTGATAACCAAGAGCGGTTATGTTTGAACGAAGGGCTTCTCGAGCCACGTGAAGCACGTTCTTCCTTACGCTAAATCCGCGTTTTCCGACGGAATCTTCTTCCAATATAGCAGAAAGATAACCGTCGTCTAGGAAGGCGCTTTGGGTTCTTAGTGTCCTAAGAACCCTGTATTTTGCATTTTTCTTTAATTCATTCTTGTTGGAGAGAAGAATGGCTGCGCTTCCCATCCGGAAGATGCAGTTGAGGATCAACTTGGGTATCTCGTTGCCGGTGTACCAACCTGTTGACAGAATCTCTGTGCTTAGAACCATGGCGGTTGAGTTCTTGTGTACTCTCAGAAGTCTCTGAGCCATGTCTATGCCGAGTGCACTTGCACTGCAACCCGAACCAGAGATGTGGAAGCTCTTGACGTCGCTTCTCATGGAGTACTTGTTGATGACAATGGAGGACAAAGAAGGAGAGGGACAAAAGCAGCTGCAGTTAACTATGAGTATGTCTATGTCAATTGGTGAAACATTGGTTTTTGCGAAGAGGTCGTCAATGATGGGGAAGAGAAGCTTGTGAACCTCTCTAATGGCTTCGTTCTGGTCTGTTTTTGGAGGGATGAAGTGTAATGGAGAGGGAAGGTAAGTATTTTCGCTTTGTCCAGAAGCTTGGAGGGCTTTGGCCATGAAAGTTAAGCTTTTTGGTTCAAAGAGTTTAAACTGTGAAGCGTTCTCAATGAATGCCGCAAATGGCACTCTGCAATAGTTAGGAGGTTTAAGGCACGAGAAGTCAACAATGTAAACGGGAGAAGGCCTTGAGAGAAGCCACTTCAATAGGAAACACGTAAGTAGAAAACATAGAGGCAGAAAATGGAGCTTGGGTTCCAGTTTTTGGAGGATTAGAAACAGTTCAGAAGATGCAACAAAAAAGAGGGTACAAGACCACATGATGTGTGAGAGTTTTGAGAGGAGAAGCTTTGATAAGAGAGAAGCATGGCTTTGCTCGGAAATAGGTTCCATTGTTGCGCCAAATTGAGCTTATAGGTGCGCTCTACACAAGTAAAAgctaaaaataaatagaagtgTAGAATTACATAAAAGATAACAGATCAGACAGAGAGAGAATAGAGAAGAGAACGTGTATGTATGAGGTATTATGAATTGTATTGATTGATCTCAGTTACTTAACACACTGATGCAAAGCTTTATATAGCTGCATGCACCGACTCTATATAACTAGGTCAATTCGTTGGTACAAGTTACTATCTTAGTGTCTAgtgtttgtttaatttattttttataataaattttaaatatttaaatgtggttttattttatattttttaaattaaatattaatttttaagtttttttacaAGTTTAACTCCACTTTTTAAGCATTATGGTAATTATTGTATAATTAACATACCAATTCTATTAAGTAATCAACTAGGAGcaactaataaaaa is a window encoding:
- the LOC130946018 gene encoding 3-ketoacyl-CoA synthase 5-like; the protein is MEPISEQSHASLLSKLLLSKLSHIMWSCTLFFVASSELFLILQKLEPKLHFLPLCFLLTCFLLKWLLSRPSPVYIVDFSCLKPPNYCRVPFAAFIENASQFKLFEPKSLTFMAKALQASGQSENTYLPSPLHFIPPKTDQNEAIREVHKLLFPIIDDLFAKTNVSPIDIDILIVNCSCFCPSPSLSSIVINKYSMRSDVKSFHISGSGCSASALGIDMAQRLLRVHKNSTAMVLSTEILSTGWYTGNEIPKLILNCIFRMGSAAILLSNKNELKKNAKYRVLRTLRTQSAFLDDGYLSAILEEDSVGKRGFSVRKNVLHVAREALRSNITALGYQVLPLSETLRYVVSLFKLRILKKDSKGKGIYVPNFMSVIQHICLPCTGMSVIRETGKALRLSERDIEPALATMHRFGNQSSSSLWYELAYLEAKQRVKKGDTVWLLGMGSGPKCTSVLLKSVTPLSGEPNNAPWADCIQHYPLLIH